From a single Helicovermis profundi genomic region:
- a CDS encoding uracil-xanthine permease family protein, giving the protein MNEEKNSVYKLEGKPKFSVAFPLGMQHVLAMFVGNIAPIIIICNVLGLPPEQKAFMIQAGMLVSGLVTLIQLYPVSRVGAGLPLVMGTSFAFVSTAIGVGKAYGLPGILGASLIGSIAEIGMGFFLKPLRKFFPPIVTGTVLVAIGLKLIPVGINYFAGGVGAKDFGSPKNLLLGFLVLLIIIVLQQYAKGIMKLASLLVAIIIGYIVAIPMGLVDFSNVAAAGWISFPTPLKYGIEFHFDAILKFAAVYLVVGLETLGNISGITMSGLGREATDDEMSGAVVADGVGSAFAALFSVLPNTGYGQNAGIIALTGVVNKYSVATGAGFLILAGFVPKLGAICAAIPNPVLGGAVLMVFGMITISGIRMIMKTGLDQRNASILAIALSLGLGFSQVPSSLEFMPSVLHQFFGDAVVASGILALIFNIIFPKEKNTIKKEEKSEMA; this is encoded by the coding sequence ATGAATGAAGAAAAAAACAGTGTCTATAAGTTAGAGGGGAAACCAAAGTTTTCAGTAGCTTTTCCATTAGGCATGCAACATGTACTTGCAATGTTCGTAGGAAATATTGCGCCAATTATAATAATATGCAATGTGCTTGGACTTCCACCAGAACAAAAAGCTTTTATGATACAGGCAGGTATGCTTGTTTCAGGGCTCGTAACATTAATTCAGCTATATCCAGTTTCAAGAGTTGGTGCAGGATTACCTTTAGTTATGGGAACAAGTTTTGCATTCGTTTCAACTGCAATAGGGGTAGGTAAGGCATATGGACTGCCTGGAATTTTAGGTGCTTCGTTAATTGGTAGTATTGCAGAAATTGGTATGGGATTCTTTTTAAAGCCACTTAGAAAATTTTTCCCGCCGATTGTAACAGGTACAGTTTTAGTTGCTATTGGTCTTAAGCTTATTCCAGTAGGCATTAATTATTTTGCTGGTGGAGTTGGTGCAAAAGATTTTGGATCACCTAAAAATTTACTTTTAGGATTTCTTGTACTTCTAATAATAATAGTACTTCAGCAGTATGCAAAAGGCATTATGAAATTAGCTTCACTATTAGTTGCAATTATAATTGGCTATATAGTTGCTATTCCAATGGGATTAGTTGATTTTAGTAATGTTGCTGCGGCAGGTTGGATTAGTTTTCCGACTCCACTTAAATATGGTATTGAATTTCATTTTGATGCAATTCTAAAATTTGCTGCAGTTTATTTAGTAGTGGGTTTAGAAACGCTTGGGAATATCTCAGGAATTACAATGAGTGGACTTGGAAGAGAAGCTACAGATGATGAAATGTCAGGTGCGGTAGTAGCTGATGGTGTTGGTAGTGCTTTTGCAGCTCTATTTAGTGTTCTTCCAAATACAGGATATGGTCAAAATGCAGGAATTATTGCTTTAACAGGAGTGGTTAATAAATATAGTGTAGCAACTGGAGCTGGATTCTTAATTCTTGCAGGTTTTGTTCCAAAACTGGGTGCAATATGTGCAGCCATTCCGAATCCAGTATTAGGTGGTGCAGTTCTTATGGTATTTGGAATGATAACGATTAGTGGAATTAGAATGATAATGAAAACAGGACTTGATCAAAGAAATGCTTCAATATTAGCTATTGCACTAAGTTTAGGTCTAGGATTTTCACAAGTTCCAAGTTCTCTTGAATTTATGCCGAGCGTGCTTCATCAATTCTTTGGAGATGCAGTTGTTGCATCAGGAATTTTAGCACTTATTTTTAATATAATTTTCCCTAAAGAAAAAAATACTATAAAAAAAGAGGAAAAATCTGAAATGGCATAA
- a CDS encoding FAD binding domain-containing protein, with the protein MITIKDYKKPKSIDEAYELLINNKKSVLIGGGAFLKLGSKSIRLAIDLSDSGLQFVNEYEDRIEIGAMTVFHELETNEILKNYCNGILGKTVSDIVGIQMRNSVTVGATVYSRYGFSDLLTTLLALGADVKLYKEGVVPLNKFLLSGTKNIDILESIILKKIEKKVSFKSIRKTKSDYAILNLAISVNNSKKNLGKKSFKVAVGARPNRAIEAVKTQAYLDENEFSNESLEVASEILSSELEFGTNIRSSSEYRKSMSKVLFKRALLEVLSYEN; encoded by the coding sequence ATGATAACTATAAAAGATTATAAAAAACCTAAAAGTATAGATGAAGCCTATGAACTATTAATAAATAATAAAAAATCAGTACTAATTGGAGGCGGAGCTTTTTTAAAACTCGGATCAAAATCGATTCGACTAGCAATAGATTTATCAGATTCAGGGCTTCAATTTGTAAATGAATATGAGGATAGAATTGAAATTGGTGCTATGACGGTATTTCATGAACTTGAAACAAATGAAATACTAAAAAATTATTGTAATGGTATTCTTGGAAAAACAGTTAGCGATATAGTTGGAATACAAATGAGAAATTCCGTAACTGTTGGAGCAACTGTCTATTCAAGGTATGGTTTTTCTGATTTACTAACTACATTGCTTGCTCTTGGGGCAGATGTAAAATTATATAAAGAAGGTGTTGTGCCTTTAAATAAATTTTTATTATCTGGGACTAAGAATATAGATATATTGGAATCTATAATACTTAAAAAAATTGAAAAAAAAGTATCATTTAAGTCTATAAGAAAAACGAAAAGTGATTATGCTATCTTAAATCTTGCGATTTCAGTAAATAATAGTAAAAAGAATTTAGGAAAAAAATCATTTAAAGTAGCTGTAGGAGCGCGTCCAAATAGGGCTATAGAGGCTGTAAAAACTCAAGCATACTTGGATGAAAATGAATTTTCAAATGAAAGTCTAGAAGTAGCTAGTGAGATACTTTCTTCTGAGTTAGAATTTGGAACTAATATTCGTTCAAGTAGTGAATACAGAAAATCGATGTCAAAAGTTTTGTTTAAAAGAGCACTTTTGGAGGTACTATCTTATGAAAATTAA
- a CDS encoding (2Fe-2S)-binding protein: MKINITLNGEKKVFNANYDDYLIDVLRKNGYLGVKKGCDTGSCGACSVHMDGKVVLSCATLACRADGHEITTIEGVQNEATKIAKYFANEGVEQCGFCSPGTVMSILYLEKCIENPTDEEILHYLNGNLCRCSGYQGQLRAIRMYLEAKQDEKSW; encoded by the coding sequence ATGAAAATTAATATTACATTAAACGGAGAGAAAAAAGTTTTTAATGCGAACTATGATGACTATCTTATAGATGTTTTAAGAAAAAATGGATATCTAGGAGTAAAAAAAGGATGTGATACAGGATCTTGTGGTGCTTGCAGCGTACATATGGATGGTAAAGTTGTACTTTCATGTGCTACACTTGCGTGTAGAGCTGATGGACATGAAATTACAACCATAGAAGGCGTACAAAATGAAGCAACAAAAATTGCTAAATATTTTGCTAATGAAGGAGTAGAGCAATGCGGATTTTGTAGTCCAGGCACAGTTATGAGTATACTATATTTAGAAAAATGTATTGAGAATCCAACTGATGAAGAAATACTTCATTATCTAAATGGAAACCTTTGTAGATGTTCTGGTTATCAAGGACAGCTAAGAGCTATTAGAATGTATTTGGAGGCGAAACAAGATGAAAAAAGTTGGTAA
- a CDS encoding xanthine dehydrogenase family protein molybdopterin-binding subunit produces the protein MKKVGKNIQKSDAISLVKGKPVYTDDLAPRESLIVKVLRSPHAYARIKNIDLNIALKVPGVECILTYKDIKRIPFTRAGQCYPELSAYDKFILDEYVRHVGDDVAIIAATTGKIAEKAMKLIKIDYEILDPILDFESAIDNKIIVHKEDDIFTKIPIGFEPKRNIAAKIDLQYGDMEKVLNSCDIVFNGTYKTQAQAQAMMEAQTTYTYLDHQERLTVVTSTQVPFHTRRHLARSLGIKTSKIRVIKPRVGGGFGSKQTSHSEFYPSLVTLLTSKPAKINYSRKDVFNGTTSRHKMQFKVTLGAMKNGEIKAIILDGLSDTGAYGEHAITTFGSAGKKVLTLYNKIEACHFKGKAVYTNNVPGGALRGFGVTQGTFAIESAINELAEKVNMNGVDIRNLNMIKQGETSPLYNMITKGAGKEPMYMDSCMLEECVKTGVSSIDWIRRINKVETNGSKKRGVGVAIAQQGSGLPNIDMASATLKLNDDGFFTLMSGATDIGTGSDLILKQIAAEVLDVKIDNINVYAADTDITPFDSGAYASSTTYTSGNAVIEAANKMKEMIISYGGKFYNTSNENIVFENEIIKNIKTGDSISLAEFSNKITYNLIHTQLIASGSFVPKKAAPPYMAGFADVEVDTETGEVWVADFYGVIDCGTVINPNLAKIQAEGGIVQGIGMALIEDVVYEKRGRLATDSFMQYKIPCRKDIGNIHVEFVDGNDETGPFGAKSIGEVVINTAAPAIIDAIYNACGVRIRELPASAEKILKALNNANN, from the coding sequence ATGAAAAAAGTTGGTAAAAATATACAAAAATCAGATGCTATAAGTCTTGTGAAAGGTAAACCTGTATATACTGATGATCTTGCTCCTAGAGAATCACTAATTGTAAAAGTGCTTAGGAGTCCTCATGCATATGCAAGAATTAAAAATATTGATTTAAATATTGCGCTTAAAGTACCGGGAGTTGAATGTATATTAACTTATAAAGACATTAAAAGAATTCCCTTTACTAGAGCAGGTCAATGCTACCCTGAATTATCTGCATATGATAAATTTATTTTGGATGAGTATGTTCGGCACGTAGGTGACGACGTGGCAATTATTGCTGCAACTACAGGAAAAATAGCTGAAAAAGCAATGAAATTAATTAAGATTGATTATGAAATTTTAGATCCAATTTTAGATTTTGAATCTGCAATTGATAATAAAATAATTGTACATAAAGAAGATGATATTTTTACTAAAATACCTATTGGATTTGAACCAAAACGAAATATTGCGGCTAAAATTGATTTACAATATGGAGATATGGAAAAAGTACTAAATTCTTGCGATATTGTATTTAATGGAACATATAAGACACAGGCTCAGGCTCAGGCAATGATGGAAGCCCAAACTACTTATACTTATTTAGATCATCAAGAAAGATTAACGGTTGTAACGTCAACTCAGGTACCTTTTCATACAAGAAGGCACTTAGCAAGATCTTTGGGAATTAAAACTTCTAAAATTAGAGTTATAAAACCGCGTGTTGGTGGTGGATTTGGTTCCAAGCAAACTTCTCATTCGGAGTTTTATCCTTCACTTGTTACACTACTTACTTCAAAACCTGCAAAAATTAATTATTCAAGAAAAGATGTATTTAATGGAACTACTTCAAGACATAAAATGCAGTTTAAAGTAACGCTTGGAGCTATGAAAAATGGTGAAATTAAAGCAATTATATTAGATGGATTGTCAGATACAGGTGCATATGGAGAACATGCTATTACAACTTTTGGATCCGCTGGTAAAAAAGTGCTAACTTTATATAATAAAATAGAAGCATGTCATTTTAAAGGAAAAGCAGTTTATACAAATAATGTACCTGGAGGAGCACTGAGAGGATTTGGAGTTACTCAAGGAACTTTTGCTATAGAAAGCGCAATAAATGAACTTGCTGAAAAAGTTAATATGAATGGTGTTGATATAAGAAATCTAAATATGATTAAACAAGGTGAAACTTCTCCTCTTTATAATATGATTACAAAGGGTGCAGGCAAAGAACCAATGTATATGGATAGTTGCATGTTAGAAGAGTGTGTTAAAACAGGAGTGAGTTCAATTGATTGGATTAGGCGAATAAATAAAGTAGAAACAAATGGATCAAAGAAAAGAGGTGTTGGAGTTGCTATAGCTCAGCAAGGTTCAGGACTTCCAAATATAGATATGGCGTCTGCGACGCTTAAACTAAATGATGATGGTTTTTTCACATTAATGAGCGGAGCTACTGATATAGGTACAGGGAGTGATTTGATTCTTAAACAAATTGCTGCAGAAGTATTAGATGTAAAAATAGATAATATTAACGTATACGCTGCAGATACTGACATAACACCATTTGATAGCGGTGCATATGCTTCAAGTACGACATATACATCAGGTAATGCTGTTATAGAAGCAGCAAATAAAATGAAAGAAATGATTATAAGTTATGGTGGAAAATTCTATAATACATCGAATGAAAATATTGTATTTGAAAATGAAATAATTAAAAATATTAAAACTGGTGATAGTATTTCTTTAGCTGAATTTTCAAATAAAATTACCTATAATTTAATTCATACTCAGCTTATAGCAAGTGGATCTTTTGTTCCTAAAAAAGCTGCTCCTCCATATATGGCTGGTTTTGCAGATGTTGAAGTTGACACTGAAACTGGAGAAGTGTGGGTAGCTGACTTTTACGGAGTGATTGACTGTGGAACAGTTATTAACCCTAATTTAGCAAAAATACAAGCTGAAGGTGGAATTGTTCAAGGTATTGGAATGGCACTAATAGAAGATGTCGTTTATGAGAAAAGAGGCAGACTTGCAACAGATTCTTTTATGCAGTACAAAATACCTTGCAGAAAAGATATTGGAAATATACATGTTGAATTTGTAGATGGTAATGATGAAACTGGTCCCTTTGGAGCAAAATCTATTGGAGAAGTAGTAATAAATACAGCTGCTCCAGCTATTATAGATGCAATTTATAATGCTTGTGGTGTTCGTATTAGAGAACTCCCTGCAAGTGCGGAAAAAATACTAAAAGCACTAAATAATGCTAATAACTGA
- a CDS encoding aspartate kinase yields MNNIIVQKYGGTSMGDAKRIKNVANRIVKYKNKGNKMVVVVSAMGNTTNSLIEKAKEINTSPSSREMDMLLSTGEQISIALLAMAIESLGEKVVSLTGAMSGIYTDQNHKKARINRIDPSRIFNELKSDKIVIVAGFQGITFDGNITTLGRGGSDTSSVAIAAATNAKLCEIYTDVDGVYSSDPRKVPKAQKMKEISYDEMLELAKLGASVLHPRSVELARRHNVPLVVKSSFNDNEGTKIIEVNTNMEKVLIRGVTIDKNIARITVANVPDKPGVAFKLFKKLADNNINIDMIIQNLNHENSNDISYTLSLEDLENGKEISNEFCKEIEGGKVLIKDNVNKLSIVGTGIAGSAEVASKLFGTLYELGINIEMISTSEIKISCIIEDNMSDNAMQKVHSAFKLDKLEMSN; encoded by the coding sequence GTGAATAATATAATTGTTCAAAAATATGGCGGTACTTCTATGGGAGACGCTAAAAGAATTAAAAATGTTGCAAATAGAATTGTAAAATATAAAAATAAAGGCAATAAAATGGTAGTTGTCGTATCGGCTATGGGCAATACAACAAATTCACTAATTGAAAAGGCAAAGGAAATTAATACTTCACCTTCATCAAGAGAAATGGATATGCTCCTTTCTACTGGCGAACAAATTTCAATTGCACTTCTTGCTATGGCAATTGAAAGCCTTGGAGAAAAAGTTGTTTCTCTTACAGGAGCTATGTCTGGTATATATACAGATCAAAATCATAAGAAAGCAAGAATAAATAGGATAGACCCTAGTAGAATTTTTAATGAACTTAAAAGTGATAAAATTGTTATTGTTGCAGGTTTTCAAGGCATTACTTTTGATGGAAATATAACTACACTCGGAAGAGGCGGAAGTGACACAAGCTCTGTTGCAATTGCTGCTGCAACTAATGCAAAGCTATGCGAAATTTATACAGATGTGGACGGGGTATATTCAAGTGATCCAAGAAAAGTTCCAAAGGCTCAAAAAATGAAAGAAATAAGTTATGATGAAATGCTTGAACTCGCAAAACTTGGCGCTAGTGTATTACATCCACGTTCTGTAGAACTTGCTAGAAGACATAATGTTCCATTAGTAGTAAAATCAAGTTTTAATGATAATGAAGGAACTAAAATTATAGAGGTGAATACAAATATGGAAAAAGTATTAATTAGAGGAGTAACAATAGATAAAAATATAGCAAGAATCACAGTCGCAAATGTTCCTGATAAACCTGGTGTTGCCTTTAAATTATTTAAAAAACTTGCTGACAATAATATTAATATCGATATGATTATTCAAAACTTAAATCACGAGAATTCAAATGATATCTCTTATACACTATCCTTAGAAGATTTAGAAAATGGAAAAGAGATTTCTAATGAATTTTGCAAGGAAATTGAGGGCGGAAAAGTTTTAATAAAAGACAATGTAAATAAACTCTCAATAGTAGGTACTGGTATAGCTGGTAGTGCTGAAGTAGCCTCAAAACTCTTTGGAACACTTTATGAACTTGGAATTAATATTGAAATGATAAGTACTTCAGAAATTAAAATTTCATGTATTATTGAGGACAATATGTCAGATAATGCTATGCAAAAGGTTCACTCGGCATTTAAGCTCGATAAACTTGAAATGTCAAATTAA
- the thrB gene encoding homoserine kinase, whose product MFTIKVPATTANIGPGFDSIGIALNLFNEITVEKSDSKIFDWGNTGITLSKEKNLILTALEYTMDKFNISSGYHIVSEQMDIPISRGLGSSAASIVLGVYAAFFLMDFKFEKDKILEIATELEGHPDNVAPAIFGNLISSALLENSVIYSKTYIPNEIVFNVLIPDFKLSTEKARSVLPSSYSKEDCIFNISRVALLISALNNNEISIIKYALKDRIHQPYRLDLIENGQNIFEYLDSIKSLGYYISGAGPTLISLDKTNTAEKNKKLIKNHLDKYKTNWLVKTLEVCKDGVELKNISEKQ is encoded by the coding sequence ATGTTTACAATAAAAGTACCTGCAACTACTGCAAATATTGGTCCAGGATTTGATTCTATTGGGATAGCCCTAAACTTATTCAATGAAATAACAGTAGAAAAATCCGATAGTAAAATTTTTGATTGGGGTAATACTGGAATTACTCTATCAAAAGAAAAAAATTTAATATTAACTGCGCTTGAATATACAATGGATAAATTTAATATATCTTCTGGATATCATATTGTTTCAGAACAAATGGATATTCCAATATCTAGAGGTCTCGGAAGTAGTGCGGCATCAATTGTGCTTGGAGTATATGCTGCTTTTTTCTTAATGGATTTTAAGTTTGAAAAAGATAAAATACTAGAAATTGCCACTGAGCTTGAAGGGCACCCCGACAATGTAGCTCCAGCTATTTTTGGCAATTTAATTTCTTCAGCATTACTTGAAAATTCTGTTATTTATTCTAAAACTTATATTCCAAATGAAATAGTTTTTAATGTTTTAATTCCGGATTTTAAATTAAGCACAGAAAAAGCAAGAAGTGTTCTTCCCTCTTCCTATTCTAAAGAAGATTGTATTTTCAATATCTCTAGAGTTGCACTTCTAATTAGTGCTTTAAATAATAATGAAATTAGCATAATTAAATACGCTCTAAAAGACAGAATTCATCAACCTTATAGATTAGACTTAATTGAAAATGGACAAAATATTTTTGAATATTTAGATTCAATTAAGTCTTTAGGTTATTATATTAGCGGAGCGGGTCCAACTTTAATTTCACTTGATAAAACAAACACTGCTGAAAAAAATAAAAAGCTTATTAAAAATCATCTTGATAAATACAAAACAAATTGGTTAGTTAAAACATTAGAAGTTTGTAAAGATGGAGTAGAGCTAAAAAATATATCTGAAAAACAATAA
- the thrC gene encoding threonine synthase, producing the protein MWKGLINEYKKYLPVNEDTKIISLSEGNTPLIRATNLEKIFKGIKIYLKYDGLNPTGSFKDRGMTMAVTKAVESGSKAVICASTGNTSASAAAFAAKAGIKCVVIIPDNKIALGKLAQAIAYGAKIIPIKGNFDDALDIVKKVSENNPITMVNSINPYRIEGQKTAAFELIDQIGDAPDYLFIPVGNAGNITAYWKGFKEYRDLNKSSKLPKMYGFQAALSAPIVDNKVIKNPETIATAIRIGNPASWDKAVNALEESDGYIDKRSDEKIMEAYKLLARSEGIFAEPASCISIAGLKFAYESGKIKEGSTVVCVLTGNGLKDPDVAISLSRDLKVYENDYDVLEKVILE; encoded by the coding sequence ATGTGGAAAGGCTTAATCAATGAATATAAAAAATATTTACCTGTAAATGAAGATACAAAAATCATATCTCTCTCTGAAGGAAATACTCCTCTAATAAGAGCGACTAATCTTGAAAAAATATTTAAAGGCATAAAAATTTACTTAAAATATGATGGTCTTAACCCTACTGGATCTTTTAAAGATAGAGGTATGACTATGGCTGTTACTAAAGCCGTTGAAAGCGGTTCAAAAGCAGTTATTTGTGCTTCAACAGGAAACACTTCAGCATCAGCTGCGGCTTTTGCTGCAAAGGCAGGAATTAAGTGTGTTGTAATTATACCAGACAATAAAATAGCTCTTGGTAAATTAGCACAAGCAATAGCCTATGGAGCTAAAATTATCCCAATCAAAGGAAACTTTGATGATGCACTTGATATTGTAAAAAAAGTTAGTGAAAATAATCCAATTACTATGGTTAATTCAATTAACCCTTATAGAATAGAAGGACAAAAAACAGCTGCCTTTGAATTAATTGATCAAATTGGTGATGCTCCAGATTATTTGTTTATTCCAGTCGGTAACGCTGGAAATATAACAGCATATTGGAAAGGCTTTAAAGAATACAGAGATTTAAATAAATCTTCAAAACTTCCTAAAATGTATGGATTTCAAGCAGCTCTTTCAGCTCCAATTGTTGATAATAAAGTTATTAAAAATCCTGAGACAATTGCAACTGCAATTCGTATAGGAAATCCTGCTAGCTGGGACAAAGCAGTAAACGCTCTTGAAGAATCTGATGGATATATTGATAAAAGAAGTGATGAAAAAATAATGGAAGCCTATAAATTGCTTGCAAGAAGTGAAGGTATTTTTGCAGAACCTGCTTCATGTATTTCAATTGCTGGTTTAAAATTTGCATATGAAAGCGGAAAAATAAAAGAAGGATCTACAGTTGTGTGCGTATTAACTGGTAATGGGCTTAAAGATCCAGATGTAGCGATTTCATTAAGTCGTGACTTAAAAGTTTATGAAAATGACTATGATGTATTAGAAAAGGTAATACTAGAATAA
- a CDS encoding homoserine dehydrogenase — MKSIALLGYGTVGSGVYEIIEKNLEDIKNKYNIDLKLNLILVSNLKKYSSHNEFNLFTNSIDVIKNASPDIVIEVMGGLHPAYEYVKYFLEHSKHVITANKDLIAEYGEELMNIAKHNNVSLMFEASVGGGIPILKPLKECLGGNNIESIAAIINGTTNFILSKMYDENMGYFEALKLAQDAGFAESDPTSDVEGLDASRKISILSSLAYSKKIDWKKIKTIGITDINLNDITNAKSKKHKIKLLAISKQNDGDVYLSVRPVFVHRSSSIGKIDNEFNGVVIDGDSVGNLMFYGKGAGKYPTASSIFGDLIAIMQNQVDNSNIKLSSDFNFIKNFPLKSKWVLRIDTNFPDETTSQILDEFSNLPITIDKSGDNKSLYITVSEFTEDELLEKIENLKNISVKVTKYFLIYE, encoded by the coding sequence ATGAAATCAATAGCTCTACTAGGATATGGTACTGTAGGTTCAGGGGTATATGAAATAATTGAAAAAAATTTAGAAGATATTAAAAATAAATACAATATAGATTTAAAACTAAATTTGATTCTTGTATCAAACTTAAAAAAGTATTCATCTCATAATGAATTTAATCTTTTTACAAACTCAATTGATGTAATAAAAAATGCTTCTCCTGACATCGTAATCGAAGTAATGGGTGGTTTACACCCTGCTTATGAGTATGTAAAATATTTTCTTGAACATTCTAAGCATGTTATAACTGCAAATAAAGACTTAATTGCAGAATACGGCGAAGAATTAATGAATATTGCAAAGCATAACAATGTTAGTCTAATGTTTGAAGCTAGTGTGGGGGGAGGAATTCCCATTCTTAAACCACTTAAAGAATGCCTAGGTGGAAATAATATCGAATCAATTGCTGCAATCATTAATGGTACAACAAATTTTATTCTTTCAAAAATGTACGATGAGAATATGGGATACTTTGAAGCATTAAAGTTGGCGCAAGACGCTGGTTTTGCAGAATCAGATCCAACATCTGATGTCGAAGGACTTGATGCAAGTAGAAAAATTTCAATTCTTTCTTCTTTAGCTTATTCAAAAAAAATAGATTGGAAAAAAATCAAAACTATTGGTATTACTGATATTAACTTAAATGATATTACAAACGCCAAATCAAAAAAACACAAGATTAAATTGCTTGCTATATCAAAACAAAACGATGGTGATGTGTATTTGTCTGTAAGACCTGTGTTCGTCCATAGAAGTTCATCGATAGGAAAAATTGACAATGAATTTAATGGAGTTGTAATCGATGGTGACTCAGTTGGAAATTTAATGTTCTATGGTAAAGGTGCTGGAAAATATCCAACTGCAAGTTCAATATTTGGTGATTTAATTGCAATTATGCAAAATCAAGTCGACAACAGTAATATTAAACTATCAAGTGATTTTAATTTTATTAAAAATTTTCCTCTAAAATCTAAATGGGTACTTAGAATAGATACTAATTTTCCAGATGAAACAACTTCTCAAATTCTAGATGAATTCAGTAATCTTCCTATTACTATTGATAAATCAGGTGATAACAAATCACTTTATATTACTGTAAGTGAATTTACTGAAGATGAGTTGCTTGAAAAAATCGAAAATTTAAAAAATATCTCTGTTAAAGTAACAAAGTATTTTTTAATTTATGAATAG
- a CDS encoding ACT domain-containing protein produces the protein MDKNKYLVISIDVLPEVFVKVIEAKELIKTGAVKGITEAAKKVGISRSTYYKYNDHVFTLKEGAIGKKVTISLLLSHESGVLSNFLKIIANNNGNVLTISQDSPIKGIANATITFDISNINCTFYDLLEILKDLEGVKRLDLIAME, from the coding sequence ATGGATAAAAACAAATATCTAGTAATTAGTATTGATGTGCTTCCAGAAGTTTTCGTTAAAGTTATTGAAGCAAAAGAACTTATAAAAACAGGAGCAGTAAAAGGAATTACAGAAGCTGCTAAAAAAGTTGGTATAAGCAGAAGTACTTATTATAAGTACAATGATCATGTATTTACTTTAAAAGAAGGTGCTATTGGCAAAAAAGTCACAATTTCACTTCTCTTATCACATGAATCGGGTGTACTTTCAAACTTTTTAAAAATAATAGCAAATAATAATGGAAATGTTCTTACTATTAGCCAAGATTCTCCTATAAAAGGTATTGCAAATGCTACCATTACATTTGACATTAGTAATATCAACTGTACTTTTTACGATTTACTTGAAATATTAAAAGACTTAGAAGGAGTTAAAAGGTTAGATTTAATAGCGATGGAATAA